In Bacteroidota bacterium, one DNA window encodes the following:
- a CDS encoding carboxypeptidase-like regulatory domain-containing protein, whose protein sequence is MRTRVLLLLLLIVAAAQLDVYAQPVVRLSGTITDAHTHEVLPRASVAILGTRSGTIANSDGKYSLALTAGSTVRLRISSLSYRPDTITISIAADTRRDIELTPYPAELETVVVTSDASREQARKIMREVIRRKKLWRDCLHSYQCTAYSRWNMRTISGDDTTVRSVVESNADGYWRSDKGLYERVTARRQTANFPAEANQFSLGEIMNFYDNRIDFDEFSLTTPVADDAFSSYDYDLVGTGTVGNSPVWKIRLYPGVASEAFDGVVWIDQIDYSIAYLDLTPSAAVKLGPMKDIRLQQTFDLFRDTFWMPVNLRSQVTFKLDLPFVPQFKLELITLIKDYSINTSIPDSMFIGPRHRAAPQADSTSKTVFEESRPIPLATDEAKAYHTIDSSVAAHKSDSSGGGFSLLDVLSFLDIPRYDQIEGFRFGIAQSVKPLDSWPLTLSGALAYGLRDKQWKYDVGLRQGLIWKTQKRSVFTGSLSGEFSGEYKDVQDVWLWLSAHYFDDLAARGDAYSSVETSITSLIYKRDYQQFYRHKGFSVGLDGSPVSGLQPSLTYRNENIWDADSLRLVNDSIPSQKHTNATLALSLGYDIPVHGMSIELGATLTTASHGLGSDYAFTTAQVDLSASKRLGGWGVMQITGLYQTTLAGGLPRWNLLYFETRDEFFSKFDHIRGMKPFEFMGDRIWSVDIDHNFYDLPTRLLGLNFLDPLNLQWRVHAAIAATSITHSATAPAATTGERPYTEIGFGVGNIYHIINLDATWRLDHKTGSDFYPSVNLQFVF, encoded by the coding sequence ATGAGAACACGCGTGTTATTGTTACTCCTCTTGATTGTGGCGGCGGCGCAGCTCGATGTGTATGCGCAACCTGTCGTGCGGCTGAGCGGGACGATTACCGATGCGCATACGCACGAAGTGTTGCCACGCGCATCGGTCGCCATCCTCGGCACACGCAGCGGGACGATCGCCAATAGCGACGGCAAGTACTCACTCGCGCTCACAGCCGGTTCGACGGTACGCTTGCGCATCAGTTCGCTCTCGTACCGGCCGGATACCATCACGATCTCGATCGCTGCCGACACCCGCCGCGACATCGAGCTTACCCCATACCCCGCAGAACTCGAGACCGTCGTCGTCACCTCCGACGCATCGCGCGAACAAGCGCGCAAGATCATGCGCGAGGTGATCCGGCGCAAAAAACTCTGGCGCGACTGCTTGCACAGCTATCAATGCACGGCGTACTCACGCTGGAACATGCGCACGATCAGCGGCGACGACACAACGGTTCGCTCGGTAGTCGAATCGAACGCCGACGGCTATTGGCGTTCGGACAAAGGGCTATACGAACGGGTAACCGCACGTCGCCAGACCGCGAACTTCCCGGCCGAAGCAAACCAGTTCAGCCTCGGCGAGATCATGAATTTCTACGACAACCGGATCGACTTCGACGAGTTCAGCCTGACCACGCCGGTCGCCGACGATGCATTCTCGTCCTACGATTATGATCTCGTCGGGACGGGAACGGTCGGCAACTCGCCGGTCTGGAAGATTCGGCTCTATCCGGGCGTTGCATCCGAAGCATTTGACGGCGTCGTCTGGATCGATCAGATCGACTACTCGATCGCATATCTCGACCTGACGCCAAGCGCCGCCGTCAAACTCGGACCGATGAAAGATATTCGCTTGCAGCAAACATTCGATCTGTTTCGCGATACGTTTTGGATGCCGGTGAATTTGCGCTCGCAGGTGACCTTCAAGCTCGATCTGCCGTTCGTGCCGCAGTTCAAGCTCGAACTCATCACACTTATAAAAGACTATTCGATCAACACGTCGATCCCCGACTCGATGTTTATCGGCCCACGACACCGCGCGGCGCCGCAAGCCGACTCGACGAGCAAGACTGTCTTCGAGGAATCGCGGCCGATCCCACTGGCAACCGACGAAGCCAAGGCGTACCACACGATCGACAGCTCGGTCGCAGCCCACAAGTCCGATTCCTCGGGCGGCGGATTCTCGCTACTCGACGTGCTCTCGTTTCTCGATATTCCTCGGTACGATCAGATCGAAGGCTTCCGATTCGGGATTGCACAGTCCGTCAAGCCGCTCGACTCCTGGCCGCTTACGCTTAGCGGCGCGCTTGCGTATGGGCTTCGCGATAAGCAGTGGAAATACGATGTCGGCTTGCGGCAAGGGCTGATCTGGAAGACACAAAAGCGATCGGTGTTTACGGGTTCGCTCAGCGGCGAATTCTCGGGCGAGTACAAAGACGTGCAGGATGTATGGCTATGGCTATCGGCACACTACTTCGACGATCTCGCTGCGCGTGGCGATGCGTACTCATCCGTCGAAACCTCGATCACGTCGCTTATTTACAAACGCGATTACCAGCAGTTCTACCGTCACAAGGGCTTCAGTGTTGGTCTCGACGGCAGTCCGGTAAGCGGATTGCAGCCCTCGCTCACGTATCGGAACGAGAACATTTGGGATGCCGACTCGCTCCGGCTCGTCAACGACAGCATACCCTCGCAGAAGCACACGAACGCAACGCTTGCGTTATCGCTCGGGTATGACATTCCGGTGCACGGCATGTCGATCGAACTCGGAGCGACGCTCACGACTGCATCGCACGGACTTGGCAGCGACTATGCGTTCACGACCGCACAGGTCGATCTGTCGGCCTCAAAGCGGCTTGGCGGATGGGGCGTGATGCAGATCACGGGTCTCTATCAAACAACGCTTGCGGGGGGATTGCCGCGATGGAATCTGCTCTATTTCGAAACGCGCGACGAGTTCTTTTCGAAATTCGATCACATCCGCGGGATGAAGCCGTTCGAGTTTATGGGCGACCGAATCTGGTCGGTCGATATCGATCATAACTTCTACGATCTGCCCACGCGGCTGCTGGGGTTGAATTTCCTCGATCCGCTGAATCTGCAGTGGCGGGTACATGCGGCGATTGCTGCGACAAGCATCACGCACTCGGCAACCGCACCCGCCGCCACGACGGGAGAGCGCCCGTACACCGAGATCGGCTTCGGCGTCGGGAACATCTATCACATTATCAATCTGGATGCGACGTGGCGGCTCGACCACAAAACAGGTTCGGACTTCTACCCGTCAGTAAATTTGCAGTTTGTGTTCTAA
- a CDS encoding aminopeptidase P family protein: protein MARLLKLQRTVRDHGLDALVITHLPNIHYLIGFSGSNGILVVPAQGKPHFFTDFRYKAQCKVEVAGAKISIVDRNQTLLDCIAEKQLFSDFDAVGFEENHMPYWVYDFIRKKFRHLKLVAKKELVESMTMIKTEDEIQMIQAAAAIGDKVFAKVIELIKPGITEYDVAAEISYWTRKFGAEGDAFEIIVASGERSALPHGHASDKKLKKGEMITLDFGCRYKGFNSDMTRTVALGKVSTELQKIYDIVKIAQQRGIDRARPGMNGREVDSICRDYITLHGYGSKFGHGTGHGLGIEVHEIPVISQRGERFMLEPNQVFTIEPGIYVEGLGGVRIEDDVIVRGDHVEVINKSPKELIVL, encoded by the coding sequence ATGGCAAGACTTTTGAAACTACAACGGACGGTTCGCGATCACGGTCTCGATGCACTCGTGATCACGCACCTGCCGAACATTCATTATCTCATCGGGTTCTCCGGCTCGAACGGTATCCTCGTTGTCCCCGCACAAGGGAAGCCGCACTTCTTCACCGATTTCCGCTACAAAGCGCAATGCAAGGTAGAAGTCGCAGGAGCGAAGATCTCGATCGTCGATCGTAACCAAACGCTGCTCGACTGCATCGCCGAGAAGCAGCTCTTCAGCGATTTCGATGCGGTCGGCTTCGAAGAAAATCACATGCCCTATTGGGTCTATGATTTTATCCGCAAGAAATTCCGTCATCTGAAGCTCGTCGCAAAGAAAGAACTCGTCGAGTCGATGACGATGATCAAGACGGAAGACGAGATCCAAATGATCCAGGCTGCGGCGGCCATCGGCGACAAAGTATTTGCGAAAGTGATCGAGCTGATCAAGCCCGGCATCACCGAATACGACGTCGCTGCCGAGATCTCGTACTGGACGCGTAAGTTCGGCGCCGAAGGCGATGCGTTCGAGATCATCGTCGCATCCGGCGAGCGCTCGGCGCTTCCGCACGGACATGCCAGCGACAAGAAGCTCAAGAAGGGCGAGATGATCACGCTCGATTTCGGCTGCCGTTACAAAGGCTTCAATTCCGATATGACGCGTACGGTTGCGCTCGGCAAAGTATCGACCGAGTTGCAGAAGATCTACGATATTGTCAAGATCGCGCAGCAACGCGGTATTGACAGAGCTCGTCCAGGCATGAACGGCCGCGAGGTCGATAGCATTTGCCGCGATTACATCACGCTGCATGGCTACGGCTCGAAGTTCGGCCACGGTACGGGTCACGGACTCGGCATCGAGGTGCACGAGATTCCGGTCATCAGCCAGCGCGGCGAACGCTTCATGCTCGAACCGAACCAGGTGTTCACGATCGAGCCGGGCATTTATGTCGAAGGTCTTGGTGGTGTTCGTATCGAGGATGATGTCATCGTCCGCGGCGATCATGTCGAGGTGATCAATAAATCGCCGAAAGAGCTGATCGTGCTTTAA
- a CDS encoding group III truncated hemoglobin — translation MHDILTQTDVAELVDAFYKKVVVDDVIGYLFTDVVALSWDEHIPIMNDFWGSILLNSGAYRRNPMRKHLELDKRERLLPTHFERWLALWQQTIAEHFDGPKADFALARARQIAAVMQHRVEEDRSLDRPEMFRMTE, via the coding sequence ATGCACGATATTCTGACCCAAACCGACGTCGCCGAGCTTGTCGATGCGTTCTACAAAAAAGTCGTCGTCGATGACGTCATCGGCTATCTCTTTACCGACGTCGTCGCGCTCTCGTGGGACGAGCACATCCCGATCATGAACGACTTTTGGGGTTCGATCCTCCTGAACTCCGGCGCCTACCGCCGCAACCCGATGCGCAAACACCTCGAGCTCGACAAACGCGAACGCTTGTTGCCCACGCACTTCGAGCGCTGGCTCGCGCTCTGGCAGCAAACGATCGCCGAACACTTCGACGGACCCAAAGCCGACTTCGCGCTTGCGCGGGCGCGGCAGATCGCCGCCGTCATGCAACACCGCGTCGAAGAAGACCGGAGCCTCGACCGGCCCGAGATGTTCCGCATGACGGAGTAG
- a CDS encoding sugar kinase, translating to MSVLVVGTLAVDTLETPFATKERALGGSATYISLAANYFVPGDGVAIVSVVGEDFPEHGWNLLKGRKFDLDGVEVVKGGKTFFWHGRYHYDMNTRDTLVTELNVLADFKPQVPAHAASPEFLVLGNVAPDLQADVIKQLRTQPKLIVLDTMNFWITGALDALMSTLSQVNALVLNDSEARLLVEHPSLIVCGRKLQSMLSPNGTRIVIIKKGEHGALLFYDDKFFSAPSFPLEDIFDPTGAGDTFMGGFVGYLAKRGTVTYEDAKRAVIYGTVLASYCCSKFSTEGIEQLNMSDVYERFLQLRELSTFEEE from the coding sequence ATGTCAGTACTTGTAGTTGGCACTTTGGCGGTTGATACGCTCGAAACTCCGTTCGCAACGAAAGAACGCGCACTCGGCGGCAGCGCAACATATATCTCACTGGCGGCGAACTACTTCGTGCCGGGCGACGGTGTCGCGATCGTCAGCGTCGTCGGCGAGGATTTTCCCGAGCACGGATGGAATCTGCTCAAAGGCCGCAAGTTCGATCTCGATGGCGTTGAAGTGGTCAAAGGCGGAAAAACATTCTTCTGGCACGGCCGCTATCACTACGACATGAACACGCGCGATACGCTTGTCACCGAGCTCAACGTACTCGCCGACTTCAAGCCGCAAGTCCCGGCGCACGCCGCCTCGCCGGAGTTTCTGGTCCTCGGAAATGTCGCACCGGATCTGCAAGCGGATGTCATCAAGCAACTGCGCACACAGCCGAAGCTGATCGTGCTCGACACGATGAACTTCTGGATCACCGGCGCGCTCGACGCTCTAATGAGTACGCTCTCGCAGGTCAACGCTCTTGTGCTCAACGATAGCGAGGCCCGGTTACTGGTCGAACATCCGAGCTTAATCGTCTGCGGCCGCAAGCTTCAGTCGATGCTCTCGCCGAACGGTACACGCATCGTCATCATCAAAAAGGGCGAGCACGGAGCGCTGTTGTTCTATGACGACAAATTCTTTTCGGCTCCGAGCTTCCCGCTCGAAGACATCTTCGACCCCACCGGGGCCGGCGATACGTTCATGGGCGGCTTCGTCGGGTACCTTGCGAAGCGAGGTACCGTGACGTACGAGGATGCAAAACGCGCCGTGATCTATGGCACGGTGCTGGCAAGTTACTGCTGTTCGAAGTTCTCGACGGAAGGTATCGAGCAGTTGAATATGTCCGATGTCTACGAGCGCTTCCTGCAATTGCGCGAGCTCTCGACATTTGAAGAGGAATAA
- a CDS encoding trypsin-like peptidase domain-containing protein, which produces MKKLTVRPFMMVAFGVLMGLGIVVAFGGVSKLNLAFGAGDPVQLGGPTPNVPDASALQNMNTAFRALSKAIQPSVVSIHIKTEAPKKKSSGNGGGQMDPSNPFKFFFHNFPGQGDDDEGDGFDPFGQQGPQEGLGSGVIITSDGYILTNNHVVADAAKKGGLTIKLTDKRTFDGRVVGTDPTTDLAVVKIDATGLTAAALGNSDDVQVGDWVLAVGNPLGLESTVTKGIVSSLGRQLDLPQEGASRSSKGNYSITNFIQTDAAINPGNSGGGLFNVKGQVVGINAAIATRTGMFAGYGFAIPVNLAKTVAIDLIRNGKVNRGYIGVTIKGVDATEAEALGLSSPRGVRIEDVVKGGAGEAAGLKQNDVILSVDGQEVGEANQLQGQIALHHAGDNVKLHMWRDGKEFDVNVKLKPRTEDLASNDKNNDNTDDNDAAVPEKTSATFDDIGMTVRNLTSNEKEKFGTDGGVFISRIDPASEAYDRGLGTNAVITKLRVKTTTTSIKNVNDFEKLLKGCKGLAVGLTVKTAAGDSRWISIKLPND; this is translated from the coding sequence ATGAAGAAATTGACAGTACGACCGTTCATGATGGTTGCGTTCGGCGTGCTGATGGGCTTGGGCATCGTCGTGGCCTTCGGCGGTGTGTCGAAGCTCAATCTCGCCTTCGGTGCCGGCGATCCGGTGCAACTCGGCGGACCGACGCCGAACGTTCCGGATGCTTCGGCGCTCCAGAACATGAACACAGCCTTCCGTGCGCTTTCCAAAGCGATCCAGCCATCCGTTGTTTCCATTCATATCAAAACCGAAGCTCCGAAAAAGAAGAGCTCGGGCAATGGCGGCGGACAGATGGACCCGAGCAACCCGTTCAAGTTCTTCTTCCACAATTTCCCGGGCCAGGGAGATGACGATGAGGGGGACGGATTCGATCCGTTCGGCCAGCAAGGTCCGCAGGAAGGGCTTGGATCCGGTGTGATTATCACCAGCGACGGCTACATCCTGACAAACAATCACGTTGTCGCCGATGCCGCAAAGAAAGGCGGCCTCACGATTAAACTAACCGACAAGCGTACGTTCGACGGCAGGGTTGTCGGCACGGACCCGACGACCGATCTCGCCGTCGTGAAGATCGACGCAACGGGCCTTACGGCCGCTGCGCTCGGCAATAGCGACGATGTGCAGGTCGGCGATTGGGTGCTCGCGGTCGGCAATCCGCTTGGGTTGGAATCGACCGTAACGAAAGGTATTGTCAGCTCGCTCGGCCGTCAGCTCGACCTGCCCCAGGAGGGCGCCTCGCGTTCGTCGAAGGGTAATTACTCGATCACGAATTTCATTCAGACCGATGCGGCGATCAACCCGGGTAACTCGGGCGGCGGTCTCTTCAACGTGAAGGGCCAGGTCGTTGGGATCAACGCCGCTATCGCTACACGGACCGGTATGTTCGCCGGCTACGGGTTTGCGATCCCGGTCAATCTGGCAAAGACCGTTGCGATCGATCTCATTCGTAACGGCAAGGTCAACCGTGGGTATATCGGCGTAACGATCAAAGGCGTCGATGCCACGGAAGCCGAAGCGCTCGGCCTGAGCTCACCGCGCGGCGTACGCATCGAGGATGTCGTCAAAGGCGGCGCGGGCGAAGCTGCGGGTCTGAAGCAAAACGACGTGATTCTGTCGGTTGACGGCCAGGAAGTCGGCGAAGCGAACCAACTGCAGGGTCAGATCGCACTGCATCATGCGGGCGATAACGTCAAGCTGCACATGTGGCGCGACGGCAAGGAGTTCGACGTCAACGTCAAGCTCAAGCCGAGAACCGAAGACCTTGCATCGAACGATAAGAATAACGACAACACGGACGACAACGACGCTGCCGTACCAGAAAAGACCTCTGCAACGTTCGATGACATCGGCATGACCGTGCGCAACCTGACGTCCAACGAGAAGGAGAAGTTCGGCACCGACGGCGGTGTCTTTATCTCCCGTATCGATCCTGCGTCCGAAGCATACGATCGCGGTCTCGGGACGAATGCGGTGATCACGAAACTTCGTGTGAAGACGACGACGACGAGCATTAAGAACGTCAACGACTTCGAAAAACTGTTGAAGGGCTGTAAGGGCCTTGCTGTCGGATTGACGGTCAAAACGGCAGCCGGAGATTCGCGTTGGATCTCGATCAAACTGCCGAATGACTGA
- a CDS encoding M23 family metallopeptidase translates to MKLHSGIFLAFVLWAGIAFGQSEPPAYHHVAERIVAAFNNDQFIALPELCAENLKDQLVSARIVKLFKDLKAEQDAILSWEYEYRRGSYAYYKILFARSVWSLRFLLNGENLITSITMMPRLASQTNTVHNLTPMSLPFEGQWHVIWGGDTPEQNRMHLQSNSQKNAFDVNIVDSTGRSYKTTGRTNDDYFAFGRPILAPCDAVVVEAVDGVRDNPPGATNYLHPGGNTVVLQTTNGEYIYLTHLRQYSLMVTEGDEVRRGQLVASCGNSGNSSEPQLHMNLQNSDLSTATGIKCYFDSIVVGGTLLRNYSPVRGDEIQNPR, encoded by the coding sequence ATGAAACTGCATTCCGGTATCTTCCTTGCCTTCGTGCTGTGGGCGGGAATTGCATTCGGCCAGAGCGAGCCGCCGGCGTATCATCACGTCGCCGAGCGCATCGTGGCGGCCTTCAACAACGATCAGTTTATCGCCCTTCCCGAACTCTGCGCGGAGAATCTGAAAGACCAATTGGTCAGCGCCAGGATCGTCAAACTCTTTAAAGACCTGAAAGCCGAACAAGATGCGATACTTTCCTGGGAGTACGAGTATCGCCGTGGTTCGTATGCGTACTATAAGATATTATTCGCACGGTCGGTCTGGTCGTTGCGCTTCTTACTCAATGGGGAAAACCTGATCACTTCCATCACGATGATGCCGCGCCTTGCCTCGCAAACGAACACCGTGCATAATCTCACCCCGATGTCGCTTCCGTTCGAAGGGCAATGGCATGTGATCTGGGGTGGCGATACGCCGGAGCAAAACCGGATGCATCTGCAATCGAATTCGCAGAAGAACGCATTCGACGTGAACATCGTCGATTCGACGGGCCGATCGTACAAAACAACCGGGCGAACGAACGACGACTATTTTGCATTCGGTCGGCCGATACTTGCACCGTGCGATGCCGTGGTGGTCGAGGCGGTTGACGGCGTGCGAGATAATCCGCCGGGTGCGACAAACTATCTGCATCCGGGAGGGAATACGGTTGTTCTGCAGACAACCAACGGCGAGTATATTTATCTGACGCATCTGAGGCAGTACTCGCTCATGGTCACCGAAGGCGACGAAGTCCGCCGCGGACAGCTCGTCGCCTCCTGCGGCAACTCCGGCAATTCGTCCGAGCCCCAACTGCACATGAACCTGCAGAACTCCGATCTGAGCACGGCGACCGGCATCAAATGCTACTTCGATTCGATCGTCGTCGGGGGAACACTCCTGCGCAATTATTCGCCTGTGCGCGGCGACGAGATACAAAACCCGCGCTGA
- the recO gene encoding DNA repair protein RecO — MLVATDAIVLRSRKQGDTSKIVTLYSKEYGLVDVIAKGARQQKSKFGSALEPFTNSKIVFYRKEQSELYLLSAAEVNLAHRRIMADLDHIEAATRIAELLIRSQHHEEGHAEIFDLVCRTLGLMDATTTGEAVWPILYWFFLRYSALSGFEITFTFEPQEGKHFFFDTEIGDIIELDGGGSSGHEYPQRYVPLTREIIGAVKYLNANPLEHAAALRLSPSARIGLDTLFRTYFGNHLEGMQRGRAKSERVFGAMKNGKQQH; from the coding sequence ATGCTCGTAGCTACCGACGCCATCGTGCTTCGCTCCCGAAAGCAGGGAGATACATCGAAGATCGTCACGCTCTACTCGAAAGAGTACGGGCTGGTGGACGTTATTGCCAAAGGCGCCCGGCAGCAGAAGTCGAAGTTCGGCTCGGCGCTCGAGCCGTTCACCAACTCGAAGATCGTGTTCTATCGCAAGGAGCAGTCCGAGCTCTACCTTCTTTCGGCAGCGGAGGTGAACCTCGCGCATCGGCGTATTATGGCCGACCTCGACCACATCGAAGCGGCCACGCGCATCGCCGAGTTGCTGATCCGCTCCCAGCATCACGAAGAAGGGCATGCGGAAATATTCGATCTCGTGTGTCGGACGCTCGGGTTGATGGATGCGACGACAACCGGCGAGGCTGTCTGGCCGATTCTCTACTGGTTCTTTCTTCGCTATTCGGCATTGAGCGGGTTCGAGATCACGTTCACATTTGAACCACAAGAGGGTAAGCATTTTTTCTTCGATACCGAGATCGGCGACATCATCGAACTTGATGGCGGTGGAAGCAGCGGGCACGAATACCCACAGCGATACGTCCCGCTGACGCGCGAGATCATCGGTGCGGTCAAGTATCTCAACGCGAATCCGCTCGAACATGCCGCGGCGCTACGACTGAGCCCCTCTGCGCGTATCGGGCTCGACACGCTCTTTCGCACGTACTTCGGCAATCATCTCGAGGGAATGCAGCGAGGACGCGCGAAGTCCGAGCGAGTATTCGGGGCGATGAAGAACGGGAAGCAGCAGCACTAA
- the atpD gene encoding F0F1 ATP synthase subunit beta: protein MNQGTIAQVIGPVLDIDFKDGQLPAILNAIKVPRTNADGKQEDLIVEVQQHLGEDRVRAVAMDSTDGLVRGMSAFDTGAPISVPVGPNSLGRLINVVGQTIDGGAQIDSKFSWSIHRDPPKFEDLSTKAEILETGIKVIDLLEPYSKGGKTGLFGGAGVGKTVVIMELIHNIAMHHGGYSVFGGVGERTREGNDLYLEMSEGGVLDKTVLVFGQMNEPPGARQRVGLTALTFAEYFRDEEGKDVLLFIDNIFRFTQAGSEVSALLGRMPSAVGYQPTLASEMGQLQERITSTKKGSITSVQAIYVPADDLTDPAPATAFSHLDATTVLSRAISELGIYPAVDPLDSTSRILSPDVVGEEHYAVARGVQNILQQYKDLQDIINILGMDELSDEDKTIVKRARKVQKFLSQPFFVAEQFTGLQGKYVKLEDTIRSFKMILDGGCDDLPEQAFHMVGTIEDVFEKAKTIEV from the coding sequence ATGAATCAAGGCACTATTGCGCAGGTTATCGGCCCCGTTCTCGATATCGACTTCAAGGACGGCCAGCTTCCGGCTATTCTCAACGCTATCAAGGTACCCCGCACCAACGCCGACGGCAAGCAGGAAGACCTGATCGTCGAAGTGCAGCAGCACTTGGGCGAGGACCGCGTCCGCGCCGTTGCGATGGACTCGACCGACGGTCTCGTCCGCGGCATGTCGGCCTTCGATACCGGCGCGCCGATCTCGGTGCCGGTCGGCCCGAACTCGCTCGGACGCCTGATCAACGTCGTGGGCCAGACGATCGACGGCGGCGCGCAGATCGATTCGAAATTTTCCTGGAGCATCCACCGCGATCCGCCGAAGTTCGAAGACCTCTCGACCAAAGCCGAGATTCTCGAAACGGGCATCAAGGTGATCGATCTGCTCGAGCCCTATTCCAAAGGCGGTAAGACGGGCCTCTTCGGTGGCGCCGGCGTCGGCAAGACGGTCGTGATCATGGAGCTCATCCATAACATCGCCATGCACCACGGCGGTTATTCGGTCTTCGGCGGCGTGGGCGAACGTACGCGCGAAGGAAACGACCTCTACCTCGAAATGAGCGAAGGCGGCGTGCTCGATAAGACCGTGCTCGTCTTCGGACAGATGAACGAGCCGCCCGGAGCGCGCCAGCGCGTCGGCCTTACGGCTTTGACATTCGCCGAATACTTCCGCGACGAAGAAGGCAAAGACGTGCTGCTCTTCATCGACAACATTTTCCGTTTCACGCAGGCAGGCTCCGAAGTATCCGCTCTGCTTGGCCGTATGCCGAGCGCCGTGGGGTACCAGCCGACGCTCGCTTCAGAGATGGGGCAGTTGCAGGAGCGCATCACCTCGACGAAGAAGGGTTCGATCACATCGGTGCAGGCCATCTACGTGCCGGCTGACGATTTGACCGATCCCGCACCGGCAACGGCGTTCAGCCACTTGGATGCAACGACCGTGCTCTCGCGTGCGATCTCCGAACTCGGTATCTACCCGGCCGTGGATCCGCTCGATTCCACGAGCCGCATCCTGAGCCCCGACGTCGTCGGCGAAGAGCACTACGCCGTCGCGCGCGGCGTGCAGAACATTTTGCAGCAGTACAAAGACCTGCAGGACATCATCAACATCCTCGGCATGGACGAACTCTCCGACGAGGACAAGACGATCGTCAAGCGCGCACGCAAAGTGCAGAAATTCCTTTCACAGCCGTTCTTCGTGGCCGAGCAGTTCACCGGCTTGCAGGGCAAGTACGTGAAGCTCGAAGACACCATCCGCTCGTTCAAGATGATCCTCGACGGCGGATGCGACGACCTCCCCGAGCAAGCCTTCCACATGGTCGGCACCATCGAGGACGTCTTCGAAAAAGCAAAGACCATCGAAGTCTAA
- a CDS encoding DGQHR domain-containing protein, producing the protein MIQNKQKFYFATMPVESIFPYCYVARRQDDPIEGFQRNLSEERARDIAKYLDDSRGSIPTNIVLSAQPSAEFEYDSKNKSVRYKKVEKGFLVLDGQHRLWGYSFTKKKHRVPVAIYVGLSRQEEASLFIDINTNQRGVPAALLLDIKQVAQQETEDESTLRKFFDDFNADARSPFVGYLSPFTSARGRISRVTFNRAFKALLGNEVVIQLGKQKQFVLFLNYFRSVEETLRNPLLLRKQAYFEAFCEFLPEVLRASREKHKNYKESSLKDVLAPISNIDLESVPTGGKTSVSKGPILKVLHGALAGQLEVSEDMI; encoded by the coding sequence TTGATTCAGAACAAGCAGAAGTTCTACTTTGCTACGATGCCCGTGGAGAGCATATTTCCGTACTGCTACGTGGCAAGGCGTCAGGATGACCCGATTGAAGGGTTCCAACGCAACCTTAGCGAGGAGAGGGCCAGAGACATCGCTAAATACCTTGATGATTCGCGGGGCTCCATCCCAACAAACATTGTGCTATCTGCGCAGCCATCAGCGGAGTTCGAGTACGATTCGAAGAACAAGTCGGTTCGTTACAAGAAAGTCGAGAAAGGATTTCTTGTTCTTGACGGCCAGCATAGGCTTTGGGGGTACAGTTTCACCAAGAAGAAGCATCGAGTCCCTGTCGCTATCTATGTGGGGCTTTCTAGGCAGGAGGAAGCTAGCCTCTTCATTGACATTAATACTAATCAGCGTGGCGTTCCTGCAGCGCTGCTTCTTGACATCAAGCAGGTTGCGCAACAGGAAACCGAGGACGAGTCAACGCTACGTAAATTCTTCGACGATTTCAACGCGGACGCACGATCCCCTTTCGTCGGCTATTTGAGCCCGTTTACATCAGCCCGGGGTAGGATATCGAGGGTGACTTTCAACAGAGCCTTCAAAGCGTTGCTTGGGAATGAGGTCGTGATTCAGTTGGGGAAGCAAAAGCAGTTCGTGCTTTTCTTGAATTACTTCAGATCTGTCGAGGAGACTCTAAGGAATCCCTTGTTGCTAAGAAAGCAAGCATACTTTGAAGCATTCTGCGAGTTCTTGCCAGAGGTATTGAGAGCGTCGCGAGAGAAACACAAGAACTATAAGGAATCGTCTTTGAAGGATGTGTTGGCACCGATTTCAAATATTGATTTGGAGAGTGTACCGACTGGAGGAAAGACCAGCGTGAGCAAGGGGCCCATACTAAAAGTGCTCCACGGTGCGCTCGCAGGTCAACTCGAGGTGAGCGAAGACATGATATGA